A genomic window from Aquitalea aquatilis includes:
- a CDS encoding STAS domain-containing protein, whose product MFEETATGQGRLSGKLDMNSSGALLAPLTARVARAPLQLDLSGISEADSSAVALLLACRRAAEQAGQTLQLQNWPARLSDLVELYALRELLASPQGE is encoded by the coding sequence ATGTTCGAGGAAACCGCCACCGGGCAGGGCCGCCTGTCCGGCAAGCTGGACATGAACAGCAGTGGTGCCTTGCTGGCCCCCCTGACTGCCCGTGTCGCCCGCGCCCCGCTGCAGCTGGACCTGTCCGGCATCAGCGAAGCGGACTCCTCGGCAGTCGCCCTGCTGCTGGCCTGCCGCCGTGCCGCAGAGCAGGCCGGTCAGACCCTGCAGCTGCAGAACTGGCCCGCCCGCCTGTCCGATCTTGTTGAACTGTATGCACTGCGCGAGCTGCTGGCCAGCCCGCAAGGAGAGTAA
- a CDS encoding ABC transporter permease produces the protein MQGFLTLFRKELVRFWKVSFQTVAAPVLTALMYQLIFSHVLSRHAEAYPGVGYTAFLIPGLAMMSMAQNAFANSSSSLIQSKITGNIVFLLLPPLTALEFFAAYMLASIVRGLAVGAGVLVVTAWFGLPLPSHPGWALLFGILGCGVLGTLGVIAGIWAEKFDQLAAFQNFLIMPLTFLSGVFYSINSLPPFWYAVSHVNPVFFMIDGFRYGFFGQADVSPWLSLGVVGGSFILLSGLALWLIKSGYKLRH, from the coding sequence ATGCAGGGCTTCCTGACTTTGTTCCGCAAGGAGCTGGTGCGCTTCTGGAAGGTGTCCTTCCAGACCGTGGCCGCACCGGTGCTGACGGCACTGATGTACCAGCTGATCTTTTCCCATGTGTTGTCGCGCCATGCCGAGGCCTATCCGGGGGTGGGTTATACCGCTTTCCTGATTCCGGGTCTTGCCATGATGTCGATGGCGCAAAATGCCTTTGCCAATAGTTCGTCCAGCCTGATCCAGTCCAAGATCACCGGCAATATCGTGTTCTTGCTGTTGCCGCCGCTGACGGCGCTGGAGTTTTTTGCCGCCTACATGCTGGCATCCATCGTGCGCGGCCTGGCCGTTGGCGCTGGCGTGCTGGTGGTGACGGCCTGGTTCGGCTTGCCGCTGCCCAGTCATCCGGGCTGGGCACTGCTATTCGGCATTCTTGGCTGCGGTGTGCTGGGCACGCTGGGGGTGATTGCCGGCATCTGGGCAGAAAAATTTGATCAACTGGCTGCATTCCAGAACTTTTTGATCATGCCGCTGACTTTCCTGTCTGGCGTGTTCTATTCCATTAACAGTCTGCCGCCATTCTGGTATGCCGTATCGCATGTGAACCCGGTCTTTTTCATGATCGACGGTTTCCGTTACGGCTTTTTCGGCCAGGCCGACGTCAGCCCCTGGCTGTCGCTGGGCGTGGTTGGCGGCAGTTTTATCTTGCTTTCCGGGCTGGCTTTGTGGCTGATCAAATCAGGCTACAAGCTGCGCCATTAG
- a CDS encoding methyl-accepting chemotaxis protein, translated as MFKTIRNKILIGSGLLILIGFALLIGLNAYAHYQQAREQVRDNARLLSEREAGNVQRLLESSYHAVETLAEAAGAVKRNMPANGRQLVSEMTRAQLPHNPDAVGYWVIWDPDAFDGRDKELAGSEHNDKQGRSGVYWFNKGGKVDVVWGGEGVDASDYYKLPKASGKPVLTEPYVDEDIKILMGTLAIPLQVDGKVLGVAGVDLALGHLRELAAKVKPYGSGAMSLYSNKGVMLAGPEQGLIGKPDPSLPAEIKQAIESGKEVQYETADGLWHFVLPVRVGDIAQPWAVRISIPPAAALAPVWAATWQSVAVSVAILLLILLLLGLTLTYLLRPLGRLQSAMTELASGSGDLTRQLAIISSDEIGAAASAFNRFTGSLHDMMLDVRGHASGVSGSVRTMTVDIGQIRDSSARQSEAANATAASVEELSVSISLIADASKSAERLAHEAGGMSAQVADSVHATSREISGIADTVRGLAKVMSGLQQRSGDISSIINVIRDIADQTNLLALNAAIEAARAGEQGRGFAVVADEVRKLAERTSQATLEIGGMIQAIQQDTQRAAGSMEGALSQVESGVRQAELAASSITRITDNSQQVVRTVGDIAVATAEQSTASQEIAQHIESIHNMLQQSDESVRQSYLAIETLHQLGDELEALIGRFKL; from the coding sequence ATGTTCAAAACAATCAGGAACAAGATATTGATCGGCAGCGGCCTGCTGATACTCATTGGCTTTGCCTTGTTGATCGGGCTGAATGCCTATGCCCATTACCAGCAGGCACGGGAACAGGTACGCGACAATGCGCGCCTGCTATCCGAGCGCGAGGCCGGCAATGTGCAGCGCTTGCTGGAGTCGTCCTATCACGCGGTAGAGACGCTGGCCGAAGCGGCTGGTGCAGTCAAACGCAATATGCCGGCCAATGGCCGGCAGCTGGTGTCGGAGATGACCCGAGCCCAGCTGCCGCATAATCCGGATGCGGTCGGCTACTGGGTCATCTGGGACCCCGACGCCTTCGATGGGCGCGACAAGGAGCTGGCTGGCAGCGAGCACAATGACAAGCAAGGCCGCAGCGGTGTGTATTGGTTCAACAAGGGTGGCAAGGTGGATGTGGTGTGGGGTGGCGAAGGTGTGGATGCCAGCGACTACTACAAGCTGCCCAAGGCCAGTGGCAAGCCGGTCCTGACCGAGCCCTATGTGGATGAAGACATCAAGATACTGATGGGGACGCTGGCCATTCCGCTGCAAGTGGATGGCAAGGTGCTGGGCGTGGCCGGGGTCGATCTGGCACTGGGCCATTTGCGCGAGCTGGCCGCCAAGGTCAAGCCTTATGGCAGCGGTGCGATGAGCCTGTACTCCAACAAGGGCGTCATGCTGGCGGGGCCGGAGCAAGGCCTGATCGGCAAGCCGGACCCGAGCCTGCCTGCCGAGATCAAACAGGCTATCGAGAGCGGCAAGGAAGTGCAGTACGAGACTGCCGATGGCCTGTGGCATTTCGTGCTGCCGGTGCGGGTGGGGGACATCGCCCAGCCATGGGCGGTGCGCATCAGCATTCCGCCGGCGGCCGCACTGGCACCGGTTTGGGCGGCGACCTGGCAGTCGGTGGCCGTTAGCGTGGCCATTCTCTTGCTGATCCTGCTGCTGCTGGGGCTGACGCTGACCTACCTGCTGCGTCCGCTGGGACGGCTGCAAAGCGCAATGACCGAACTGGCCAGCGGCAGTGGGGATCTGACACGGCAGCTGGCCATCATCAGCAGCGATGAAATCGGTGCGGCCGCCTCGGCCTTTAACCGCTTTACCGGCTCGCTGCATGACATGATGCTGGATGTACGCGGCCATGCGTCTGGCGTGTCCGGTTCGGTGCGCACCATGACGGTGGATATCGGCCAGATTCGCGACAGTTCGGCACGGCAGTCGGAAGCGGCCAATGCCACCGCCGCCAGTGTGGAAGAGTTGTCGGTCAGCATCAGCCTGATTGCCGATGCCAGCAAGTCGGCCGAACGTCTGGCGCATGAGGCCGGCGGCATGTCGGCACAAGTGGCTGACAGTGTGCATGCCACCTCGCGCGAAATCAGCGGTATTGCCGATACCGTGCGTGGGCTGGCCAAGGTGATGTCCGGCTTGCAGCAGCGCTCCGGCGACATCAGCAGCATCATCAATGTGATTCGCGATATCGCCGATCAGACCAATCTGCTGGCGCTGAATGCGGCGATCGAGGCTGCGCGTGCGGGTGAGCAGGGGCGTGGCTTTGCCGTGGTGGCGGACGAAGTGCGCAAGCTGGCGGAGCGTACCTCGCAGGCCACGCTGGAAATCGGTGGCATGATCCAGGCCATCCAGCAGGATACCCAGCGGGCGGCCGGCAGCATGGAAGGGGCGCTGTCACAGGTGGAAAGTGGCGTCAGGCAAGCCGAACTGGCCGCCTCGTCGATCACCCGCATTACCGACAATAGTCAGCAGGTGGTGCGCACGGTTGGGGATATTGCCGTCGCAACGGCAGAACAGTCCACCGCCAGCCAGGAGATTGCCCAGCATATTGAAAGCATCCACAACATGTTGCAGCAGTCGGATGAGTCGGTGCGTCAGAGCTATCTGGCCATCGAAACCCTGCATCAGCTGGGAGACGAGCTGGAAGCCCTGATCGGGCGCTTCAAACTGTAG
- a CDS encoding MlaA family lipoprotein yields the protein MTRKHRLLPASLLVGTLLLAGCASPHPATPQDPYESFNRSMYLFNDAADRWVMKPAAQGYRAVTPGPFRTAVGNFFDNFKDVYSAANNLLQAEPEKALNDIMRVALNSTFGLFGLIDIATPAGLKNNKTSLGDTFAHWGWKSSNYLVLPFFGPSTVRDGLGLGVSLGINGPEHLVYHNTNEAVAFYGVYGINTRARYLDLDDSLSAAAIDPYTYMRDGFLQLRARQLGQPNPTQNDDMNIDDLVSSPAAASAPAAEAAPAASANSHAEASAAAHAAASAAQ from the coding sequence ATGACCCGCAAGCATCGCCTGCTGCCCGCGAGTCTGTTGGTCGGCACCCTGCTGCTGGCCGGCTGTGCCAGCCCCCACCCGGCCACGCCGCAAGACCCGTACGAATCATTCAACCGCTCGATGTATTTGTTCAACGATGCCGCTGACCGATGGGTGATGAAACCGGCCGCCCAGGGCTATCGCGCCGTTACGCCAGGCCCCTTCCGCACGGCTGTTGGCAACTTCTTCGACAACTTCAAGGATGTGTACAGCGCCGCCAACAACCTGCTGCAGGCCGAGCCGGAAAAAGCGCTCAACGACATCATGCGGGTAGCGCTGAATAGCACCTTTGGCTTGTTTGGCCTGATCGACATCGCCACCCCCGCCGGCCTGAAGAACAACAAGACCTCGCTGGGTGACACCTTTGCTCACTGGGGCTGGAAGAGCAGCAACTACCTGGTGCTGCCGTTCTTTGGTCCCAGCACGGTACGCGATGGTCTGGGGCTGGGTGTATCGCTGGGCATCAATGGGCCGGAGCATCTGGTCTACCACAATACCAACGAGGCGGTCGCTTTCTACGGGGTGTACGGCATCAATACCCGCGCCCGTTATCTGGACCTGGATGACAGCCTGTCGGCGGCAGCCATCGACCCCTACACTTATATGCGTGACGGCTTCCTGCAATTGCGGGCCAGGCAGTTGGGCCAACCCAATCCGACCCAGAACGACGACATGAATATCGACGATCTGGTCAGCAGCCCGGCCGCTGCTTCGGCCCCTGCCGCAGAAGCTGCCCCTGCGGCCAGTGCCAACAGCCATGCCGAAGCCTCGGCAGCCGCACACGCCGCAGCCTCTGCTGCGCAATAA
- a CDS encoding efflux RND transporter permease subunit, translated as MFSAFFIRRPIFASVISIIIMLAGLAAIKALPIEQYPEIVPPVVQVTASYPGASAEVIANTVAAPLEQAINGVDNMLYVQSVSSSSGKLSLSVSFKIGTNADQATINVNNRVQSVTSQLPEEVRRQGVNVTKKSSSILQVISLYSPDNSYDTLFISNYALLNVVDELKRVPGVGDVVNFAGQDYSMRIWLKPDRLAQLKLTPSDVSNAIKEQNAQFAAGKIGAEPQPGKLDFTYTVTTQGRLSEPEEFENIILRSNSDGSAVRLKDVARVELGALSYDFNGRHNGRPTIPIGIFLAPGANQLATAQAVEAEMQKLSVSFPKGMSYGIPYDTTKFVEVSINEVYHTLAEAMLLVFAVVFLFLQNWRATLIPCLAVPVSIVGTFAGMYLFGFSINTLTLFGMVLAIGIVVDDAIVVLENVERLMTEEKLSPLQASFKAMEEVSGALVAIVLVLCSVFIPVAFLGGIAGQMYKQFAITIAVSVTISGLVALTLTPALCALILKEGHQHPARFFVWFNNWFDRQTARYTAGVNFLIKRALLGLLLFAGLIALSAGLFRTIPSSLAPDEDQGYILAVAILPDGASLQRTEATMDKLDNMMASNPAVKDRMSFAGFDILSGGNRTNAGVSFITLKPWDERKTPDLSSQAVVKDVFGKGMMGIRDGIVLAFNPPPISGMSNTGGFESYVQSRAGGSAVELGNITKKLVDAAAKRPELKGIQTTFSASVPQLFVKLDRAKAKSLNVPINTVFDTMQSTFGALYVNDFNKFGRTFRVQLQSEADFRSKVDDLRNIYVRSQDGNMIPLTALVNVEQTTGPESLERFNIFPAAKVVGGPAPGYSSGDALKAMEEVAQETLPEGYSLAWTGSAFQEKSSSGSSVMVFAFGMIMVFLILAAQYERWSLPISVLMAVPFAVFGALMANWLRGLANDVYFQVALVTLIGLAAKNAILIVEFAVMKMEEGMELADAALAAARLRFRPIVMTSLAFVLGCVPLAISSGAGSASRHSIGTGVIGGMLAATFIATFFIPMFFMVIMKFSKRKPPQADTEAGGKDHA; from the coding sequence ATGTTTTCCGCCTTCTTCATCAGGCGGCCGATCTTTGCCAGCGTGATTTCCATCATCATCATGCTGGCCGGTCTGGCTGCCATCAAGGCTTTGCCCATCGAGCAATACCCGGAGATCGTACCGCCGGTGGTCCAGGTGACCGCCAGCTATCCGGGCGCTTCGGCCGAAGTCATCGCCAACACCGTGGCGGCTCCGCTGGAGCAGGCCATCAACGGTGTGGACAATATGCTGTACGTGCAGTCGGTCAGCTCCAGTAGCGGCAAATTGTCGCTTAGCGTGTCGTTCAAGATCGGCACCAACGCTGACCAGGCCACCATCAACGTCAACAACCGGGTGCAGTCGGTCACCTCGCAACTGCCGGAAGAAGTCCGCCGCCAGGGGGTGAATGTCACCAAGAAATCGTCTTCCATCCTGCAGGTGATTTCGCTGTACTCGCCGGATAACAGTTACGACACGCTGTTCATCAGCAACTATGCCTTGCTGAACGTGGTGGACGAACTGAAACGGGTACCGGGCGTGGGTGATGTGGTCAACTTCGCCGGCCAGGATTACTCGATGCGGATCTGGCTGAAGCCGGACCGTCTGGCCCAGCTCAAGCTGACTCCCAGCGACGTGTCCAATGCCATCAAGGAACAGAATGCCCAGTTCGCCGCCGGCAAGATCGGTGCCGAACCCCAGCCGGGCAAGCTGGACTTCACCTATACCGTCACCACCCAGGGCCGCCTGTCGGAGCCGGAAGAGTTTGAAAACATCATCCTGCGTTCCAATAGCGATGGCTCGGCGGTACGGCTCAAAGACGTGGCACGGGTGGAGCTGGGTGCCTTGTCCTACGACTTCAACGGTCGCCACAATGGCCGGCCAACCATTCCTATCGGGATTTTCCTGGCGCCGGGTGCCAACCAGCTGGCCACGGCCCAGGCAGTGGAAGCTGAAATGCAGAAGCTGTCCGTCAGCTTCCCCAAGGGCATGAGCTACGGCATTCCCTACGACACCACCAAGTTTGTCGAAGTATCGATCAATGAGGTCTACCACACCCTGGCCGAAGCCATGCTGCTGGTATTCGCCGTGGTCTTCCTGTTCCTGCAGAACTGGCGCGCCACGCTGATCCCCTGCCTGGCCGTGCCGGTGTCCATCGTCGGCACTTTTGCAGGGATGTATCTGTTCGGCTTTTCCATCAACACGCTGACGCTGTTCGGCATGGTGCTGGCCATCGGCATCGTGGTGGATGATGCCATCGTGGTGCTGGAAAACGTCGAACGGCTGATGACCGAGGAAAAGCTCAGCCCGCTGCAGGCCAGCTTCAAGGCCATGGAAGAAGTATCCGGCGCACTGGTCGCCATTGTGCTGGTGCTGTGTTCGGTGTTTATCCCGGTGGCCTTCCTGGGCGGCATCGCCGGTCAGATGTACAAGCAGTTCGCCATCACCATTGCCGTCTCGGTCACCATCTCCGGCCTGGTGGCACTGACGCTGACCCCGGCGCTGTGCGCACTGATCCTGAAGGAAGGCCATCAGCATCCGGCGCGCTTCTTTGTCTGGTTCAACAACTGGTTTGACCGCCAGACGGCACGCTACACCGCTGGCGTCAACTTTCTGATCAAGCGTGCGCTGCTGGGGCTGCTGCTGTTTGCTGGCCTGATCGCACTCAGCGCCGGGCTGTTCCGCACCATTCCGTCCAGCCTGGCACCGGATGAAGACCAGGGCTATATCCTGGCCGTGGCCATCTTGCCTGACGGTGCTTCGCTGCAACGTACCGAAGCCACCATGGACAAGCTGGATAACATGATGGCCAGCAACCCGGCGGTGAAAGACCGCATGTCCTTCGCCGGCTTTGACATCCTGTCCGGCGGCAACCGCACCAATGCCGGGGTGTCCTTCATCACCCTCAAACCGTGGGATGAGCGCAAGACACCCGACCTATCCTCACAGGCAGTGGTCAAGGACGTCTTTGGCAAAGGCATGATGGGCATTCGCGATGGCATCGTGCTGGCCTTCAACCCGCCACCGATCTCTGGCATGTCCAATACTGGTGGCTTTGAAAGCTATGTGCAGTCGCGCGCCGGTGGCAGCGCCGTGGAGCTGGGCAATATCACCAAGAAACTGGTCGATGCCGCAGCCAAGCGTCCGGAACTGAAAGGCATCCAAACCACCTTCTCCGCCAGCGTGCCGCAGTTGTTCGTCAAGCTGGACCGGGCCAAGGCCAAGTCGCTGAATGTGCCGATCAATACCGTGTTCGACACCATGCAGAGCACTTTTGGTGCGCTGTATGTCAACGACTTCAACAAGTTTGGCCGCACCTTCCGCGTGCAGCTGCAGTCTGAGGCCGATTTCCGCAGCAAGGTGGATGACCTGCGCAATATCTATGTCCGCTCGCAGGATGGCAATATGATCCCGCTCACCGCACTGGTGAATGTGGAACAAACCACCGGCCCGGAAAGCCTGGAGCGCTTCAACATCTTCCCCGCCGCCAAGGTCGTTGGTGGTCCGGCACCGGGCTACAGCTCGGGTGATGCACTCAAGGCGATGGAAGAAGTTGCACAGGAAACCCTGCCGGAAGGCTATAGCCTGGCCTGGACCGGCTCGGCCTTCCAGGAGAAGTCCAGCAGCGGCTCGTCGGTGATGGTGTTTGCCTTCGGCATGATCATGGTGTTCCTGATCCTGGCGGCGCAGTACGAGCGCTGGAGCCTGCCGATCAGCGTGCTGATGGCTGTACCGTTTGCCGTATTCGGTGCGCTGATGGCCAACTGGCTGCGCGGACTGGCCAACGACGTGTACTTCCAGGTGGCACTGGTGACGCTGATCGGCCTGGCTGCCAAGAATGCCATTCTGATCGTCGAATTTGCCGTGATGAAAATGGAAGAAGGCATGGAACTGGCCGACGCCGCCCTCGCCGCAGCGCGGCTGCGCTTCCGCCCCATTGTGATGACTTCGCTGGCCTTCGTGCTGGGCTGCGTACCGCTGGCTATTTCCAGTGGTGCAGGCTCAGCCAGCCGCCACTCCATCGGTACCGGGGTGATCGGCGGCATGCTGGCAGCCACCTTCATCGCCACCTTCTTCATCCCCATGTTCTTCATGGTGATCATGAAATTTTCCAAACGAAAACCGCCTCAGGCTGATACCGAGGCAGGAGGCAAGGATCATGCGTAA
- the murA gene encoding UDP-N-acetylglucosamine 1-carboxyvinyltransferase, which produces MDKLRICGNGPLNGEIRVSGAKNAALPILCTSLLTADTMRFTNVPMLRDISTTQKLLQGMGVRVMTDNVHEMEITADHLDSLVAPYDLVKTMRASILVLGPTLARFGEATVSLPGGCAIGSRPVDQHIKGLVAMGAEVVIEHGYVKAKAARLRGAHIVMDVVTVGGTENLLMAAALADGTTILENAAREPEVTDLANCLVAMGARISGIGTNRLVVEGVDKLHGCEYAIMPDRIEAGTFLVAAAITQGHLILRNAAPRSMESVLDKLVEAGAIVEAGDDWISLDMKRRPKAINFRTLPYPAFPTDMQAQLMTLNCVAEGTGIVTETIFENRFMHVPELNRMGARIEVEGNTAVVHGVDKLSGATVMATDLRASASLVLAGLVAQGETIVDRIYHLDRGYEYIEKKLGAVGAQIERIS; this is translated from the coding sequence ATGGACAAACTGAGAATTTGCGGCAATGGTCCGCTGAATGGCGAAATCCGCGTGTCCGGCGCCAAGAATGCGGCGCTGCCGATTCTGTGCACCAGCCTGCTGACTGCCGACACCATGCGCTTTACCAATGTGCCGATGCTGCGCGACATCTCCACCACCCAGAAGCTGCTGCAGGGCATGGGTGTGCGGGTGATGACCGACAATGTGCACGAAATGGAAATCACCGCCGATCACCTGGACAGCCTGGTGGCACCGTATGATCTGGTGAAAACCATGCGTGCTTCCATTCTGGTGCTGGGCCCGACCCTGGCGCGCTTTGGCGAAGCCACCGTGTCCCTGCCCGGTGGCTGTGCCATTGGCAGCCGGCCGGTGGATCAGCACATCAAGGGCCTGGTTGCCATGGGGGCGGAGGTGGTCATCGAGCATGGCTACGTCAAGGCCAAGGCCGCGCGTCTGCGTGGCGCGCACATCGTGATGGATGTGGTGACCGTGGGGGGTACCGAAAACCTGCTGATGGCAGCCGCACTGGCCGATGGCACCACCATTCTGGAAAACGCCGCACGCGAACCGGAAGTGACTGATCTGGCCAACTGTCTGGTGGCCATGGGTGCGCGCATCAGCGGCATCGGTACCAACCGTCTGGTGGTCGAGGGAGTGGACAAGCTGCATGGCTGTGAATACGCCATCATGCCCGACCGTATCGAAGCCGGTACCTTCCTGGTGGCCGCTGCCATTACCCAGGGGCACCTGATCCTGCGCAATGCCGCTCCGCGCAGCATGGAGTCGGTGCTGGACAAGCTGGTGGAAGCCGGTGCGATTGTCGAGGCTGGCGATGACTGGATTTCGCTGGACATGAAGCGCCGCCCGAAAGCCATCAATTTCCGTACCCTGCCTTACCCGGCTTTCCCGACCGACATGCAGGCACAGCTGATGACGCTGAACTGTGTGGCAGAAGGTACCGGCATCGTGACTGAAACCATCTTCGAAAACCGTTTCATGCATGTGCCGGAGCTGAACCGCATGGGCGCGCGCATTGAAGTGGAAGGCAATACCGCCGTGGTGCACGGTGTGGACAAGCTGTCCGGTGCCACGGTAATGGCAACCGACCTGCGCGCCTCGGCCAGCCTGGTGCTGGCCGGCCTGGTGGCGCAAGGCGAAACCATCGTCGACCGCATCTATCACCTGGACCGCGGCTACGAATACATCGAGAAGAAACTGGGCGCTGTCGGCGCGCAGATCGAACGTATCAGCTAA
- a CDS encoding ABC transporter ATP-binding protein, with product MPSAIEIQAVSKRYGALQALDDVSFRVEAGEFFALLGPNGAGKTTLISAMAGLSRPDSGSIRIMGHDVVRDFRAARMSLGVVPQELVFDPFLSVRETLRFQSGYFGLTRNDDWIDELLFKLGLADKANVNLRALSGGMKRRVMVAQALVHRPPVMVLDEPTAGVDVELRQSLWAFVKELNEAGHTIVLTTHYLEEAETLCNRIAMLKRGKLVALESKDKLLQHGKEREVAFKLSAPLPDSLLPSKVREEDGRIVLKLAELSQLEGVLATLREADVRVRELNVVEVDLESVFVNMMHGGRS from the coding sequence ATGCCTTCGGCCATCGAAATACAAGCGGTCAGCAAGCGCTATGGTGCGCTGCAGGCGCTGGATGATGTCAGCTTCCGTGTGGAGGCCGGCGAGTTTTTTGCCTTGCTGGGGCCAAACGGGGCGGGCAAGACCACGCTCATTTCTGCCATGGCCGGTTTGTCGCGGCCTGATAGCGGCAGTATCCGCATCATGGGACACGATGTGGTGCGCGATTTCCGTGCGGCCCGCATGAGCCTGGGTGTGGTACCGCAGGAATTGGTGTTCGATCCCTTCTTGTCGGTACGGGAAACCTTGCGCTTTCAATCCGGCTATTTCGGCCTGACCCGCAACGACGACTGGATCGACGAGCTGCTGTTCAAGCTGGGCCTGGCCGACAAGGCCAATGTCAATTTGCGTGCGCTGTCCGGTGGCATGAAGCGCCGGGTGATGGTGGCGCAGGCGCTGGTGCACCGTCCGCCGGTGATGGTGCTGGACGAGCCGACCGCCGGGGTGGATGTCGAACTGCGCCAGAGTCTGTGGGCCTTCGTCAAGGAATTGAACGAGGCCGGTCATACCATCGTGCTGACCACGCATTATCTGGAAGAAGCAGAAACCCTGTGCAACCGCATTGCCATGCTCAAGCGCGGCAAGCTGGTGGCGCTGGAGAGCAAGGACAAGCTGTTGCAGCATGGCAAGGAGCGCGAGGTGGCATTCAAGCTGTCGGCACCCTTGCCGGATAGCCTGCTGCCCAGCAAGGTGCGCGAGGAAGATGGGCGCATCGTGCTAAAGCTGGCGGAGCTGAGCCAGCTGGAAGGCGTGCTGGCCACGCTGCGCGAAGCTGACGTACGTGTACGCGAACTCAATGTGGTGGAGGTGGATCTGGAAAGCGTGTTCGTGAACATGATGCACGGGGGGCGTAGCTGA
- a CDS encoding BolA family protein — protein sequence MISTEQVKQYIAAGLNCSHLEVEGDGHHFYATVVSAEFAGKRLIDRHRLVKEVIATRLASNEIHALSIVKAATPDEWEKLQG from the coding sequence ATGATTTCCACCGAACAGGTCAAACAATACATCGCCGCCGGCCTTAACTGCTCCCATCTGGAAGTGGAAGGCGACGGCCATCATTTTTACGCCACCGTGGTGTCGGCGGAATTCGCCGGCAAGCGCCTGATCGACCGTCACCGCCTGGTGAAGGAAGTGATTGCCACCCGTCTGGCCAGCAATGAAATCCACGCCCTTTCCATCGTCAAGGCAGCCACGCCGGACGAGTGGGAAAAACTGCAAGGCTGA
- a CDS encoding efflux RND transporter periplasmic adaptor subunit encodes MSMHSLSLPARHGKWLLLSALAVSLAGCGQKTDPAAQAAMPAMPVSVIKISERNIPVNFEYVGQAAGSREVEVRARVGGILLKRAYTEGRPVKQGDLLFQLDPATYQATLEQAAAALKVQEAQLASTRQDYDRVMPLFKENAVSQKDRDDAVAAYQAAQAQVAAARAKLKEAQINLDYTRVTAPISGMTSQETRSEGSLVSTSADGSLLTKISQLDPIYVNFSMSDSDQMNLRKMQDKGLLKLKDNGHFEVALKLADGSLFDHNGFLNFTDSLVDSTTGTIRSRASLANPQGKILPGQFVRVILKGAERINAIAVPQRAVLTTQQGKMVWVVGEGNKVQPRPITVSQDVGLEVLVESGLKSGEQVVVDNIIKLRPGAEVKPQPYRADASAPAAKQPA; translated from the coding sequence ATGTCTATGCACTCACTTTCCCTGCCCGCGCGGCATGGCAAATGGCTGTTATTGAGCGCCCTTGCCGTCAGCCTTGCCGGCTGCGGCCAGAAAACCGATCCGGCGGCACAAGCGGCCATGCCCGCCATGCCGGTATCGGTCATCAAGATTAGCGAACGCAATATTCCGGTGAATTTTGAATATGTCGGCCAGGCGGCCGGCTCACGCGAAGTGGAAGTGCGCGCCCGCGTAGGCGGCATCCTGCTCAAGCGGGCCTATACCGAAGGCCGCCCGGTGAAACAGGGCGATTTGCTGTTCCAGCTGGACCCCGCCACTTACCAGGCTACGCTGGAACAGGCCGCTGCCGCACTGAAGGTGCAGGAAGCCCAACTGGCCAGCACGCGCCAGGACTACGACCGCGTGATGCCCCTATTCAAGGAAAATGCGGTCAGCCAGAAAGACCGTGACGATGCCGTAGCCGCCTATCAGGCTGCGCAGGCACAGGTTGCCGCCGCACGCGCCAAGTTGAAAGAAGCCCAGATCAATCTGGACTACACCCGCGTTACCGCACCGATCTCTGGCATGACCAGTCAGGAAACCCGTTCCGAGGGCAGCCTGGTTTCCACCAGCGCCGACGGCAGCCTGCTGACCAAGATTTCGCAACTGGACCCGATCTACGTCAACTTCAGCATGTCGGACAGCGATCAGATGAATCTGCGCAAGATGCAGGACAAGGGTTTGCTCAAGCTGAAGGACAACGGCCACTTTGAAGTGGCGCTCAAACTGGCCGACGGCAGCCTGTTCGATCACAACGGCTTCCTCAACTTCACCGACAGCCTGGTGGACAGCACCACGGGCACCATTCGCTCGCGCGCTTCGCTGGCCAATCCGCAGGGCAAGATTCTGCCGGGACAGTTTGTGCGGGTCATCCTGAAGGGTGCCGAGCGCATCAATGCCATTGCCGTGCCACAGCGCGCGGTGCTGACCACCCAGCAAGGCAAGATGGTGTGGGTAGTGGGAGAAGGCAACAAGGTCCAACCGCGGCCGATCACCGTATCACAGGACGTGGGCCTGGAAGTCCTAGTGGAAAGCGGCCTCAAGTCGGGTGAGCAGGTGGTGGTGGACAACATCATCAAGCTGCGCCCGGGTGCCGAGGTCAAGCCGCAGCCCTATCGGGCCGATGCCAGCGCTCCTGCTGCCAAGCAACCCGCTTAA